Genomic segment of Mycobacteriales bacterium:
GCTCGACGAGTACCCGCTGGGCGTCTACGTGCTGCCGAAGCACCTCGACGAGAAGGTCGCGCGCCTGCACCTCGACTCGCTGCAGATCCGCCTCACCGAGCTCCGCAAGGACCAGGCGGAGTACATCGGCGTCGACGTCAACGGCCCCTACAAGTCGGACCACTACCGCTACTAGTGGTCCGTCTCTTGATTAGCTGACTACTTGTTGGAGGGTGTCGCGGGCGCGCGCGATCTTGGCGAGAATGGACTCTGCGGTGGCAGTCCAGACGTAGGGCGTCGGGTCGTCATTGGTGGCCTCGAGGAACTCCT
This window contains:
- a CDS encoding IS630 family transposase translates to EFLEATNDDPTPYVWTATAESILAKIARARDTLQQVVS